In Eriocheir sinensis breed Jianghai 21 chromosome 29, ASM2467909v1, whole genome shotgun sequence, a single genomic region encodes these proteins:
- the LOC127004942 gene encoding uncharacterized protein LOC127004942 isoform X1 codes for MEGGTPSLPCEEGYYHFATCCVAIVRGCEGQAVNNMTYWIQPVQFSGGTTCRLLVPKLSQEICFIRLDLRTFQLASPSDGRCDRDYLQVSGQNINAKVPTLCGFNSGQHLYVGVGRVPGPLELAVTTRGEEPRRRWEIEVTQVECGGERAPPDGCLQYYTSPQGFFASFNYLPTGASQYLNNLNYAVCLARATAFCSVTYSAGSKTADNTFQMVNFSVRNGTLIPTVAAGEAGVGVVACRGDYVVMAGTRLCGGRLNDGSQEPRISNNGPVIESTNGPFLVQVRTDAQYTGRGFNLSYAQNPC; via the exons ATGGAGGgtggcactccctctctcccctgtgAGGAGGGCTACTACCACTTTGCTACATGCTGTGTTG CCATCGTGCGCGGGTGCGAGGGGCAGGCCGTCAATAACATGACCTACTGGATCCAGCCTGTGCAGTTCAGCGGGGGAACCACATGCAGGTTACTCGTTCCTAAACTGTCCCAAGAAATCTGCTTCATCCGGTTAGATCTTCGGACGTTCCAG TTGGCATCCCCCAGTGACGGCCGCTGCGACAGGGATTATCTGCAGGTCTCTGGACAGAACATCAACGCCAAAGTGCCAACGCTGTGTGGCTTTAATAGCGGCCAGCACC TGTACGTGGGTGTGGGGCGCGTCCCTGGGCCTCTGGAGCTGGCGGTGACCACGCGGGGGGAGGAACCCAGACGGCGCTGGGAGATTGAAGTGacccag gtggAGTGTGGAGGAGAGCGCGCGCCCCCTGACGGCTGCCTGCAGTACTACACGTCACCGCAGggcttcttcgcctccttcaatTACCTGCCTACCGGGGCCTCCCAATACCTG AACAACCTGAACTACGCCGTGTGCCTAGCCCGCGCAACCGCCTTCTGCTCCGTCACCTACAGCGCCGGCAGCAAGACCGCCGACAACACCTTCCAGATGGTGAACTTCAGCGTCAGGAATG GCACCCTAATCCCCACGGTGGCTGCGGGGGAGGCGGGGGTGGGCGTGGTGGCATGTCGGGGGGACTACGTGGTGATGGCGGGGACGCGGCTGTGTGGGGGCAGACTCAACGATGGATCTCAGGAACCCAGAATATCCAACAACGGCCCTGTcattg AGTCCACCAACGGGCCCTTCCTGGTGCAAGTGAGGACTGACGCTCAGTACACTGGCCGAGGCTTCAACCTCTCTTATGCCCAGAACCCTTGTTGA
- the LOC127004940 gene encoding cytochrome P450 302a1, mitochondrial-like has translation MRGVVLGRLAAAVGERLACPRLPRCDAGARTVSPAGWFPPIRALSDTSGMSWEDAKPFEEIPGPSTLPVVAGLYHYLPYVGQYSFSRLHHSGRLKLQQFGPIVRERLPGNVNLLLLFDPEDIETMYAKDGRYPCRRSHIALQKYRLDRPHMYSTGGLLPTNGKHWWELRRRAQKSLSRVSAVTSRLPHVDEVAREFVDVVAKVRSEGSGRVPHFMNIGKRVFLELTTTSLLDARLGNLTDHNDEADALMAAADETNAVTLPTDNGLQLWRYLDTPKYRRLVRAQDTLYRIALKYVESKDDELRHARQEREAAGKEEPEEKGSSSILESFFESGLEDKDIVGLVIDLLLGGVDTGAYTLTYVLHCLANNPEKQDLLAKEAKRLLEGSGGKVTVPVLSEAKYLKAVMKETYRLHPISIGVGRILQEDTVIRGYRIPKDTILVTQNQVSSRLPEYFHDPLHFLPERWLHKAPPAHPFLVLPFGHGPRSCIGRRMVEQNLQAVILQLMLRYRVGWLGGELDCVSKLINEPVGHIEFTFTDRQ, from the exons ATGAGGGGCGTGGTGCTGGGCAGGCTGGCAGCGGCTGTTGGGGAGCGGCTGGCGTGTCCAAGGCTGCCAAGATGTGATGCTGGGGCCCGGACTGTTTCTCCTGCAGGATGGTTCCCTCCCATTCGTGCCCTGTCAG ACACCTCCGGGATGAGCTGGGAGGACGCCAAGCCCTTCGAGGAGATACCCGGCCCCTCGACCCTGCCCGTGGTGGCCGGCCTGTACCACTACCTGCCCTACGTAG GCCAGTACTCCTTCAGCCGCTTGCACCACTCGGGACGCCTCAAGCTGCAGCAGTTCGGGCCCATCGTGCGGGAGAGGCTGCCGGGGAACGTGAACCTTCTGCTGTTGTTTGACCCCGAGGACATAGAGACGATGTACGCGAAGGATGGCCGCTACCCGTGCCGCCGCTCCCACATCGCCCTGCAGAAGTACCGCCTCGACCGCCCTCACATGTACAGTACTGGGGGACTCCTGCCAAC gaacggAAAGCACTGGTGGGAGCTGCGGCGTCGGGCCCAGAAATCCCTCAGCCGGGTCTCCGCCGTCACCAGCCGCCTGCCGCACGTTGACGAG GTGGCTCGGGAGTTCGTGGACGTGGTGGCCAAGGTGCGAAGTGAAGGGTCGGGCCGTGTCCCGCACTTCATGAACATAGGCAAACGGGTCTTCCTGGAGC TGACCACGACCAGCCTGTTGGACGCGCGCCTCGGCAACCTCACAGACCACAACGATGAGGCCGACGCTCTCATGGCCGCGGCGGATGAAACCAACGCCGTCACGCTACCCACGGACAACGGCCTGCAACTGTGGCGCTACCTGGACACCCCCAAGTACCGGAGACTCGTGCGGGCCCAGGACACACTCTACAG AATTGCACTCAAGTACGTCGAAAGTAAAGATGATGAGCTGCGGCACGCCCGTCAAGAGAGGGAGGCAGCAGGGAAGGAAGAGCCAGAAGAGAAAGGCTCCAGCAGCATTCTCGAGTCCTTCTTTGAGAGTGGTCTCGAGGATAAGGACATCGTGGGTCTAGTAATTGACTTGCTCCTGGGCGGCGTTGACACG GGTGCCTACACACTGACCTACGTGCTGCACTGTCTGGCCAACAACCCCGAGAAGCAGGACTTATTAGCAAAGGAGGCAAAGAGGCTGCTGGAGGGCTCTGGAGGCAAG GTGACGGTGCCTGTGCTGAGCGAGGCCAAGTACCTGAAGGCGGTGATGAAGGAGACATACCGCCTGCACCCAATCTCCATAGGGGTGGGGCGGATCCTGCAGGAGGACACTGTCATCCGAGGTTACAGGATACCCAAGGAT ACCATTCTGGTAACACAGAACCAAGTCAGCAGCCGCCTGCCAGAGTACTTCCATGACCCTCTACACTTCCTGCCTGAACGCTGGCTGCACAAGGCTCCGCCGGCCcatcccttcctcgtcctccccttcgGCCATGGCCCACGGTCCTGTATTGGCCGTAGGATGGTCGAGCAAAACCTACAGGCAGTGATATTACAG CTCATGTTGCGGTACCGAGTGGGCTGGCTGGGAGGTGAGTTGGACTGCGTCTCCAAACTGATCAATGAGCCAGTTGGACACATAGAATTTACCTTCACCGACAGGCAGTGA
- the LOC127004941 gene encoding uncharacterized protein LOC127004941 isoform X2: MEDQGRRKERVERVAGRQSRLQGVEEGHRTIPKPSERKVLGQDRMESALVRCSSFQGFEKGHRTIPKPSERKVLGQDRMDSALVSCSSLQGFEKGHRTIPKPSERKVLGQDRMDSVMVSSSLQGVDGSNITFCRECKRVLGQGERVASCPCFPGAEESYRARLHERGSQESVERLVVDPFLHGVGESHGTVPRLCERRVLEAPPCCMAQEGEGWSRRARERSVGQTWTCTEGLHKGYGNETFIFPRHSHTATPIITTPPSPSPSTSTTNLLPCYPHHHLPMPPSTRPQQPQLKAQPMSSSVSCGSGMYRPFPQRPCSCHAYLHCDHD, encoded by the exons ATGGAGgatcaaggaaggaggaaggagagggtggagagggtAGCGGGTCGTCAGTCTCGTCTTCAGGGGGTCGAGGAAGGTCACCGAACCATCCCAAAGCCATCTGAGAGGAAGGTTTTGGGGCAGGATAGGATGGAGAGTGCCTTGGTCAGGTGTTCTAGTTTTCAGGGGTTTGAGAAAGGTCACAGAACCATCCCAAAGCCATCTGAGAGGAAG GTTCTTGGGCAGGATAGGATGGATAGTGCCTTGGTCAGCTGTTCTAGTCTTCAGGGGTTTGAGAAAGGTCACAGAACCATCCCAAAGCCATCTGAGAGGAAGGTTCTTGGGCAGGATAGGATGGATAGTGTCATGGTTAGTTCTAGTCTTCAGGGAGTGGACGGTAGTAACATCACTTTCTGTAGGGAGTGTAAAAGGGTTCTCGGTCAAGGGGAAAGGGTAGCGAGTTGCCCTTGTTTCCCAGGAGCAGAGGAGAGTTATCGTGCTAGACTGCATGAGAGAGGGAGCCAGGAGAGTGTGGAGAGGCTAGTGGTTGATCCGTTCCTTCATGGGGTTGGGGAGAGTCATGGCACTGTCCCCAGGTTGTGTGAGAGGCGGGTACTTGAGGCTCCCCCTTGTTGCATGGCGCAGGAAGGTGAAGGCTGGAGTAGGCGAGCGAGGGAGAGAAGTGTGGGGCAGACCTGGACCTGCACGGAGGGTCTTCACAAGGGTTATGGCAACGAGACTTTCATCTTCCCTCGCCACAGTCACACTGCCACtcctatcatcaccacccctccctcaccctcaccctccacctcgACCACAAACCTGCTGCCCTGCTACCCTCATCACCACCTGCCAATGCCTCCCTCCACCAGGCCACAGCAGCCACAGCTTAAAGCCCAGCCCatgtcctcctctgtctcttgtGGAAGTGGCATGTACAGGCCCTTCCCACAGAGGCCTTGCTCCTGTCACGCTTATCTGCATTGTGATCACGACTAA
- the LOC127004942 gene encoding uncharacterized protein LOC127004942 isoform X2, producing the protein MEGGTPSLPCEEGYYHFATCCVAIVRGCEGQAVNNMTYWIQPVQFSGGTTCRLLVPKLSQEICFIRLDLRTFQLASPSDGRCDRDYLQVSGQNINAKVPTLCGFNSGQHLYVGVGRVPGPLELAVTTRGEEPRRRWEIEVTQVECGGERAPPDGCLQYYTSPQGFFASFNYLPTGASQYLNNLNYAVCLARATAFCSVTYSAGSKTADNTFQMVNFSVRNESTNGPFLVQVRTDAQYTGRGFNLSYAQNPC; encoded by the exons ATGGAGGgtggcactccctctctcccctgtgAGGAGGGCTACTACCACTTTGCTACATGCTGTGTTG CCATCGTGCGCGGGTGCGAGGGGCAGGCCGTCAATAACATGACCTACTGGATCCAGCCTGTGCAGTTCAGCGGGGGAACCACATGCAGGTTACTCGTTCCTAAACTGTCCCAAGAAATCTGCTTCATCCGGTTAGATCTTCGGACGTTCCAG TTGGCATCCCCCAGTGACGGCCGCTGCGACAGGGATTATCTGCAGGTCTCTGGACAGAACATCAACGCCAAAGTGCCAACGCTGTGTGGCTTTAATAGCGGCCAGCACC TGTACGTGGGTGTGGGGCGCGTCCCTGGGCCTCTGGAGCTGGCGGTGACCACGCGGGGGGAGGAACCCAGACGGCGCTGGGAGATTGAAGTGacccag gtggAGTGTGGAGGAGAGCGCGCGCCCCCTGACGGCTGCCTGCAGTACTACACGTCACCGCAGggcttcttcgcctccttcaatTACCTGCCTACCGGGGCCTCCCAATACCTG AACAACCTGAACTACGCCGTGTGCCTAGCCCGCGCAACCGCCTTCTGCTCCGTCACCTACAGCGCCGGCAGCAAGACCGCCGACAACACCTTCCAGATGGTGAACTTCAGCGTCAGGAATG AGTCCACCAACGGGCCCTTCCTGGTGCAAGTGAGGACTGACGCTCAGTACACTGGCCGAGGCTTCAACCTCTCTTATGCCCAGAACCCTTGTTGA
- the LOC127004941 gene encoding uncharacterized protein LOC127004941 isoform X1: MEDQGRRKERVERVAGRQSRLQGVEEGHRTIPKPSERKVLGQDRMESALVRCSSFQGFEKGHRTIPKPSERKVLGQDRMDSALVSCSSLQGFEKGHRTIPKPSERKVLGQDRMDSVMVSSSLQGVDGSNITFCRECKRVLGQGERVASCPCFPGAEESYRARLHERGSQESVERLVVDPFLHGVGESHGTVPRLCERRVLEAPPCCMAQEGEGWSRRARERSVGQTWTCTEGLHKGYGNETFIFPRHSHTATPIITTPPSPSPSTSTTNLLPCYPHHHLPMPPSTRPQQPQLKAQPMSSSVSCGSGMYRPFPQRPCSCHAYLHCDHD, from the exons ATGGAGgatcaaggaaggaggaaggagagggtggagagggtAGCGGGTCGTCAGTCTCGTCTTCAGGGGGTCGAGGAAGGTCACCGAACCATCCCAAAGCCATCTGAGAGGAAGGTTTTGGGGCAGGATAGGATGGAGAGTGCCTTGGTCAGGTGTTCTAGTTTTCAGGGGTTTGAGAAAG GTCACCGAACCATCCCAAAGCCATCTGAGAGGAAGGTTCTTGGGCAGGATAGGATGGATAGTGCCTTGGTCAGCTGTTCTAGTCTTCAGGGGTTTGAGAAAGGTCACAGAACCATCCCAAAGCCATCTGAGAGGAAGGTTCTTGGGCAGGATAGGATGGATAGTGTCATGGTTAGTTCTAGTCTTCAGGGAGTGGACGGTAGTAACATCACTTTCTGTAGGGAGTGTAAAAGGGTTCTCGGTCAAGGGGAAAGGGTAGCGAGTTGCCCTTGTTTCCCAGGAGCAGAGGAGAGTTATCGTGCTAGACTGCATGAGAGAGGGAGCCAGGAGAGTGTGGAGAGGCTAGTGGTTGATCCGTTCCTTCATGGGGTTGGGGAGAGTCATGGCACTGTCCCCAGGTTGTGTGAGAGGCGGGTACTTGAGGCTCCCCCTTGTTGCATGGCGCAGGAAGGTGAAGGCTGGAGTAGGCGAGCGAGGGAGAGAAGTGTGGGGCAGACCTGGACCTGCACGGAGGGTCTTCACAAGGGTTATGGCAACGAGACTTTCATCTTCCCTCGCCACAGTCACACTGCCACtcctatcatcaccacccctccctcaccctcaccctccacctcgACCACAAACCTGCTGCCCTGCTACCCTCATCACCACCTGCCAATGCCTCCCTCCACCAGGCCACAGCAGCCACAGCTTAAAGCCCAGCCCatgtcctcctctgtctcttgtGGAAGTGGCATGTACAGGCCCTTCCCACAGAGGCCTTGCTCCTGTCACGCTTATCTGCATTGTGATCACGACTAA